The stretch of DNA CAGAGGCGTAGGGGGTCAGCAGATGGCAGCCCAGAAGCACCTTGCTTTCCTGGTCGAAGAGCAGTCTGCAAAGACCGGTACCGCGCTCCGTTTCCGCCTGATAGCGACCGGACCAGCCCATGGGAATCTCGACTTCCAGGTAAGCGCAGCCCTGGGCTTCCAGTTCTTCTTTTGTTTTCCCGACACCGGCCACTTCCGGGTCGGTATAGATGACTGAAGGTATGGCGCAGTTGGACATGCGGTCGTCGATTCCCAGCATGTGATTGACAGCCACTTCGCCTTCCCGGCTGGCCGCATGCGCCAGCATGAATCCGCCGACCACATCTCCGATGGCGTAGACCCCGGGGCAGCTTGTCTCCATCTGCTCATTGACCACTATGGCTCCCCGGTTTACAGCTACGGGCAGCTGTTCCAGACCAAAACCGGAGGTGACAGGCCGCCTTCCACAGGATAAGAGGATGATGTCTCCGGACTCTTGATGCTCCGCGCCATCTTTCTCAAAGAATACCGTTCCGCCATCGACGCGGGTGACACAGGCCGAAAGGTGGAAAACCATGCCAAGATTCTCGTAAACTTGCTGCAGACGGCGGCCAATTTCAGAATCGATGGTGCCTGCGATATGATCCAGCATTTCCACGACCACGACCTGTGAGCCTACAGCCTGGTAATAACAGGCCATCTCCAGACCGATGACACCGCCCCCGATGACAACCAGCCTTTGAGGGATTTCTTCCAGGTCAAGGATCTCACGGTTGGTGATCACCGTCTTGCCCAGTCCTTCACGAATACCTGGGAGGGGGAGAATAACGGGTTCGGAACCCGTTGCGATCATGAGATTCCTGCCTTCGTAAAGCTCTTTGTCCGCTTGAACCCGAAAGGGATCTCCTTCCCGGGGGAGAATCATGGCCATTTGATTGATGACTTCGACGCCAGCTTCATTCATCTGATTCCTAATGCCGGCCACCAGTCTTCGGACCACCTTCTTTTTTCGCTTGATCACGGTCAGCTGATCGTAGGAAACTGCCTCGGCCTTGATCCCGAAAGCCGCACTGTCCACGGCATGCCTGTAGAGTTTGGCTGAGTTCAGCAGAGCCTTGGAAGGAATGCAGCCTTCGTTCAGGCAGACACCTCCCAGGTTTTCCTTTTCAAAGAGGGCAACGGAAAGGCCTGCCCGTCCAGCACGTTCAGCGGCGACATAACCACCGGGGCCTGCCCCGATAATAATAAGATCGTACATGGTTTACTCCTTTTGTCATGGCTGTTTTGATCCTGAATTACTATAACAGACCCCCGGGCATAAAAAAGCCCGCCGGTCCAAACCGGCGGGCCTGACATGAGATGTGCCGGAATCAACGCTCCTCCCGGAAATAGTTCAAGCCGGTGCCAGCGGGCTGCGCGTGTTCCTTGATCTGCATCATGCTGGTGATGATGAGGACAATAATGGTGGCGATGTAGGGAAACATGCGGTAAATCGGTACAGGCAGGCCCTTGATGGGAACGTACATGTACATGACGCTGAGGCCGCCGAATATGATGGCGCAGTAGATGGCCCGGAGGGGATTCCAGGTCGCGAAAATTACAAGCGCGATGGCAAGCCAGCCGTAGCCGCTGATGCAGTCATGAACCCAGATGCCCTTTTGGTCCACCATGGACATGTACATGCCGCCCAGGCCACACAGGCCGCCTCCAACCAGCGCTGCCAGGTAACGGTAGCGCGTGACGTTGATGCCGGCGCTGTCTGCCGTCGCCGGGCTTTCTCCGACTGCCCTCAGCGACAGGCCTTTTCTGGTCCTTCTTAAAAACCAGCCCATCAGGATGGCAATGGCCAGGGCCAGGTAGACCAGCCAGTTGTATTTGAAGAAAAGTGTTCCGATAACAGGGATTTCCGCCAGTTTGCCAAAATTAATCCGCCCGTACATGGCCTTGGTCTGGTCGTTGACCGTCACGTAGCCGCCGGCTTTGTGGCCCAGCACTTCCCCGAAAAACTTGCCAAATCCTGTTCCGAAGATGGTCAGGGTCAGGCCGGTGACATTCTGATTGGCCCGGAGGGAGACGGTCAGCACGGCATAGATCAAGCCGCCAAGCGCTCCGCATAGAAAAGCGAAAATGAAGGCGAAGACCGCCGCCAGCAAGCCGCCCTGGCCGAACCACTGCTCGACATACCAGGCACCGGCCAGACCCGCGATGGCCCCCATGTACATCATGCCCTCAACACCCAGGTTAAGGCTGCCTGACTTTTCCGTCAGGATTTCCCCGCAGGTGGCAAGCAGGAGCGGTGTACCGGCCAGAACAGCCGCATTGAGGAGATTGATAAGGGGATTCATACCGACACCTCTTCGATCATTTTTTCAATCCTGGCCCGGCTGTGCCGGAAGACCAGCTTGTATTCCAGGAACAGTTCACAGCCCAGCATGAAGAAAAGGATGATGCCGGTCAGCAGATCGGCGGCTGACGCGGGAATCTTCATGGTGGACTGGATGGCCAGGGACCCCTTTTTCAACATGGCAATAAAGATGGAAACGGGAATCATAATAAAGGGATTCAGCTTGGACATCCAGGCGACGATGATGGCTGTGAAGCCGACTCCCCCGGCGGTTGTTTCCGTCAGGGTGTAGTCGGCGCCGGCCACCTGGAAATAGCCGGCAAGGCCGCAAAGGGCGCCGGAGATCAGAAGTGTCCGGATCTGGATCCAGCCGGTACTCATCCCCGCGTAGCGCGCTGTGTTCAGTGAGTCGCCGATGACGGAAATTTCATAGCCGTGCTTGGTCTTTTTCAAATAAAGGTAGGCCAGAACAGCCAGGGCAAGCGCAAAAATCCAGCCGATATGGACGCCGAAGACCTTGGGCAAAACGATCTGGCTGAGCGAGCTTTTAAAGTTGATGATTTTGGGAAAAGTAGTCTTCTCCGGTTTCCAGCTGGTCAGGTTTTTGAGGTAGTTGATGTATTCAATGGCGATGTAGTTGAGCATGAGGGTGAACAAGGTCTCATTGGTGCCCCACTTGGTCTTGAAGAGAGCAGGCAGGAAACCAAAAAGAGCCCCGCCGGTAATGGCGGCGAGGATCAACAGGATATGAAGGGGAATGGTGCCGATTTTTGTTCCGCTGTTGATCAAAGCAACGACGATGTGTGACATAAAAATGGCGCCAGCCAGGATCTGACCCTCCCCTCCGATGTTCCAGAACCTCATTTTGAAAGCGAAGGCGATGGCGACGCCCGCGATCAGGAGGGGGACAGCCAACCGGAAAG from Fastidiosipila sp. encodes:
- a CDS encoding ABC transporter permease, with translation MNPLINLLNAAVLAGTPLLLATCGEILTEKSGSLNLGVEGMMYMGAIAGLAGAWYVEQWFGQGGLLAAVFAFIFAFLCGALGGLIYAVLTVSLRANQNVTGLTLTIFGTGFGKFFGEVLGHKAGGYVTVNDQTKAMYGRINFGKLAEIPVIGTLFFKYNWLVYLALAIAILMGWFLRRTRKGLSLRAVGESPATADSAGINVTRYRYLAALVGGGLCGLGGMYMSMVDQKGIWVHDCISGYGWLAIALVIFATWNPLRAIYCAIIFGGLSVMYMYVPIKGLPVPIYRMFPYIATIIVLIITSMMQIKEHAQPAGTGLNYFREER
- a CDS encoding ABC transporter permease, which gives rise to MKDPVNKNELAADEQAVICPPEHEPLVCIIKEPFVRIAKRGVVPAGQKVMVYVIGFILALLVGALLIVLIGKNPVNAYISMATGSFGSKTSAAETFRLAVPLLIAGVAIAFAFKMRFWNIGGEGQILAGAIFMSHIVVALINSGTKIGTIPLHILLILAAITGGALFGFLPALFKTKWGTNETLFTLMLNYIAIEYINYLKNLTSWKPEKTTFPKIINFKSSLSQIVLPKVFGVHIGWIFALALAVLAYLYLKKTKHGYEISVIGDSLNTARYAGMSTGWIQIRTLLISGALCGLAGYFQVAGADYTLTETTAGGVGFTAIIVAWMSKLNPFIMIPVSIFIAMLKKGSLAIQSTMKIPASAADLLTGIILFFMLGCELFLEYKLVFRHSRARIEKMIEEVSV
- the lpdA gene encoding dihydrolipoyl dehydrogenase encodes the protein MYDLIIIGAGPGGYVAAERAGRAGLSVALFEKENLGGVCLNEGCIPSKALLNSAKLYRHAVDSAAFGIKAEAVSYDQLTVIKRKKKVVRRLVAGIRNQMNEAGVEVINQMAMILPREGDPFRVQADKELYEGRNLMIATGSEPVILPLPGIREGLGKTVITNREILDLEEIPQRLVVIGGGVIGLEMACYYQAVGSQVVVVEMLDHIAGTIDSEIGRRLQQVYENLGMVFHLSACVTRVDGGTVFFEKDGAEHQESGDIILLSCGRRPVTSGFGLEQLPVAVNRGAIVVNEQMETSCPGVYAIGDVVGGFMLAHAASREGEVAVNHMLGIDDRMSNCAIPSVIYTDPEVAGVGKTKEELEAQGCAYLEVEIPMGWSGRYQAETERGTGLCRLLFDQESKVLLGCHLLTPYASEMILAFGIMIEQKMSLDAMKRTVFPHPTVCEIVREALFQLK